In Polaribacter sp. L3A8, a genomic segment contains:
- a CDS encoding S46 family peptidase — protein MKYLRILFLLLSVQVFAQQGGMWIPSLLEGMNEQEMTSLGSKLSAKDIYDVNNSSLKDAIGHFNGGCTSEIISPKGLILTNHHCGFGQIQAHSTLENDYLKNGFWAMNLKEELPNPGLYVEFIVRIEDVTDKVLKGVVDTMTEKEKQSIITKNSNTLQKTITKEAWQQTKVKSFFQGNQFFLFVTERFEDIRLVGAPPTSIGKFGSDTDNWVFPRHTGDFSMFRIYADANNRPAKYSKDNVPYKPKHFLPISIDGIEEGDFTLVFGFPGTTDEYLPAVAIKHITEEYNPTNIAIREAALKVIDAKMKTSDTIRIKYASKQTRIANAWKKWIGENLGIKKSDAVEKRQAFEASFTKALAEKNLLEKYGTILPEFDRLYKYFAPINIKRRNFIEVFLVTNELMTMTFRAYQFEQAITKDPKSFNEEKAYIENTLKGIHKNYDVGVDKGVFENVMPFFNENVDATIYEKTAFTNLDTALKLFDGNTKKVLKKLNNDAAYQYAKPMIAAFYNAINNEYQLKNEPIVALQKTYMKALMEALPNTRYFPDANSTLRVTYGQVRGYSPKDAVYYNPVSYLDGVIEKYIPGDYEFDVPEKLRELHKTKDYGQYADKNGKVPVCFLGTNHTTGGNSGSPAIDAEGNLIGLNFDRVWEGTMSDMNYDPEICRNIMVDVRYVLFIVDKYAGATHLIDEMTLVHPKKSK, from the coding sequence ATGAAATATCTAAGAATACTATTTTTACTACTTTCTGTACAAGTTTTTGCACAACAAGGCGGTATGTGGATTCCCTCTCTTTTAGAAGGAATGAATGAACAAGAAATGACTTCTTTAGGAAGTAAGTTAAGTGCAAAAGACATTTACGATGTAAACAACTCTAGTTTAAAAGACGCTATTGGGCATTTTAACGGAGGATGTACTAGTGAAATTATTTCTCCGAAAGGATTAATATTAACAAACCATCATTGTGGTTTTGGTCAAATTCAAGCTCATTCTACTTTAGAAAACGATTATTTAAAAAATGGTTTTTGGGCTATGAACCTAAAAGAAGAACTACCAAACCCAGGTTTATATGTTGAATTTATTGTGCGTATAGAAGATGTAACTGACAAGGTTCTTAAAGGTGTTGTTGATACAATGACTGAAAAAGAAAAACAATCTATCATTACAAAAAACAGTAACACTTTACAAAAAACAATTACCAAAGAAGCTTGGCAACAAACCAAAGTAAAATCCTTTTTTCAAGGAAACCAATTCTTTTTATTTGTTACAGAACGTTTCGAAGACATTCGTTTAGTAGGTGCACCACCAACTAGTATTGGTAAATTTGGTAGCGACACAGACAACTGGGTTTTCCCTAGACATACTGGAGATTTTTCTATGTTTAGAATTTATGCTGATGCCAATAATCGTCCGGCTAAATACAGTAAAGACAATGTACCTTATAAACCAAAACACTTTTTACCAATTTCTATAGATGGTATAGAAGAAGGTGATTTCACCTTAGTTTTTGGTTTTCCTGGAACCACTGACGAGTATTTACCAGCTGTTGCAATTAAGCATATTACAGAAGAATATAACCCAACAAATATTGCCATTAGAGAAGCTGCATTAAAGGTTATTGATGCTAAAATGAAAACAAGTGATACTATTCGTATTAAATATGCCTCTAAACAAACACGAATTGCAAATGCTTGGAAAAAATGGATTGGGGAAAACTTAGGTATCAAAAAAAGTGATGCTGTTGAAAAAAGGCAAGCCTTTGAAGCTTCATTTACAAAGGCTTTAGCAGAAAAAAACTTACTAGAGAAATATGGTACGATTCTTCCTGAATTTGATAGATTGTATAAATATTTTGCTCCTATTAATATTAAAAGAAGAAATTTTATTGAAGTCTTTTTAGTTACAAATGAACTGATGACAATGACTTTTAGAGCATATCAGTTTGAGCAAGCCATTACTAAAGACCCAAAATCTTTTAACGAAGAAAAAGCATACATAGAAAACACATTAAAAGGGATTCATAAAAATTATGATGTAGGTGTAGACAAAGGTGTTTTTGAAAATGTAATGCCATTTTTTAACGAAAATGTAGATGCTACTATTTATGAAAAAACGGCGTTTACAAACTTAGATACTGCTTTAAAATTATTTGATGGAAACACTAAAAAAGTGCTTAAAAAATTAAATAATGATGCTGCTTATCAATATGCAAAACCAATGATTGCTGCTTTTTACAATGCCATTAACAATGAGTATCAACTAAAAAATGAACCCATTGTAGCTTTACAAAAAACCTATATGAAAGCATTAATGGAAGCGTTACCAAATACGCGTTATTTTCCGGATGCAAATAGTACTTTACGTGTAACTTACGGTCAAGTTAGAGGCTATTCTCCAAAAGATGCAGTATACTATAATCCTGTTAGTTATTTAGATGGGGTTATAGAAAAATATATTCCGGGAGATTATGAGTTTGATGTTCCAGAAAAATTACGTGAACTTCATAAAACTAAAGACTACGGGCAATATGCCGATAAAAATGGAAAAGTACCTGTTTGTTTTTTAGGTACAAATCACACCACGGGTGGTAACTCTGGAAGTCCTGCAATAGATGCCGAAGGAAACTTAATTGGTTTAAATTTTGATAGAGTTTGGGAAGGCACCATGAGTGACATGAACTACGACCCTGAAATTTGTAGAAATATTATGGTAGATGTAAGATATGTATTATTTATTGTTGATAAATATGCTGGTGCAACTCATTTAATTGATGAAATGACATTAGTACATCCTAAGAAAAGTAAATAA
- a CDS encoding sterol desaturase family protein: MNKYLDIIKNSYSDYWNYVKQSVLMELNWENYFYGLIIISLIVWALEAIFPWRKNQSLFRKDFWLDTFYMFFNFFLLNLIVLIALSNSVAELFNDLLGIVGLSIANFQLLDINTLPYLARIFIFFIVVDFVQWWTHRLLHQYEFLWNFHKVHHSVKEMGFAAHLRYHWMEPVVYSSLKYIPLAIIGGFSAQDVAIVHFFNITVGHLNHANINWDYGWLKYILNNPKMHIWHHVKVLPEERKNGVNFGITLSIWDYIFKTNYIPYSGRDIELGFEGDEEFPKNFIEQEAYPLGKK, translated from the coding sequence ATGAACAAATACCTAGACATTATAAAAAACTCCTATTCTGATTATTGGAACTACGTAAAACAATCTGTTTTAATGGAGTTAAACTGGGAGAACTATTTCTATGGCCTAATTATTATTTCACTAATTGTTTGGGCATTAGAGGCTATTTTTCCTTGGCGAAAAAATCAATCATTATTTAGAAAGGATTTTTGGTTAGACACGTTTTACATGTTTTTCAATTTCTTTTTATTAAATTTAATTGTGCTAATTGCTTTGTCTAATTCGGTTGCAGAATTATTTAATGATCTTTTAGGTATTGTAGGTTTATCAATTGCTAATTTTCAACTATTAGACATAAATACCTTACCATATTTAGCTAGAATTTTCATCTTTTTTATTGTGGTTGATTTTGTACAATGGTGGACACATAGATTACTGCATCAATATGAATTTTTATGGAATTTTCACAAAGTACATCACTCTGTAAAAGAAATGGGCTTTGCCGCACACTTGCGTTATCATTGGATGGAACCTGTAGTTTACAGTTCTTTAAAATACATTCCGTTGGCAATTATTGGTGGTTTTTCTGCTCAAGACGTTGCTATAGTTCACTTTTTTAATATTACGGTTGGGCACTTAAATCACGCAAATATTAATTGGGATTATGGTTGGTTAAAATACATATTAAACAATCCTAAAATGCATATTTGGCATCACGTTAAAGTATTGCCCGAAGAAAGAAAAAATGGTGTAAATTTCGGAATTACATTAAGTATTTGGGATTATATTTTTAAAACAAACTACATTCCGTATTCTGGTAGAGATATCGAATTAGGTTTTGAAGGTGATGAAGAATTCCCTAAAAACTTTATTGAACAAGAAGCATATCCCTTAGGTAAAAAGTAA
- a CDS encoding transposase — translation MQREKIASGNYYHIYNRGNNGQDIFFEEMNYYYFFNLIKKYLVPISKIYAYCLLKNHFHILLRINDDENNPSKYFSNLFNAYTKAINKKYARTGSLLEKPFKRIKIDDESYLKNLILYIHLNPEHHQITNNFTNYKYSTFKTCLSSKETNIAREDVLIFFDGKENFNETHLVKRILINEKNKAIYLE, via the coding sequence ATGCAAAGAGAAAAAATAGCTTCTGGAAATTATTACCATATATACAATAGAGGTAATAATGGTCAAGATATTTTTTTTGAAGAAATGAATTATTATTATTTTTTTAATTTAATTAAAAAATATCTTGTTCCAATTTCAAAAATCTATGCGTATTGCCTACTTAAAAATCATTTTCATATTCTTTTAAGAATAAATGACGATGAAAATAACCCGTCTAAATATTTCTCTAATCTATTTAATGCTTATACAAAAGCAATAAATAAAAAATACGCAAGAACTGGTAGTTTATTAGAAAAACCTTTTAAAAGAATTAAAATTGATGATGAAAGTTATTTAAAAAACTTGATTTTATACATTCACTTAAACCCAGAACATCATCAAATTACCAATAATTTCACAAACTATAAATATTCGACTTTTAAAACTTGTTTATCATCAAAAGAAACAAATATTGCAAGAGAAGATGTACTAATATTTTTTGATGGAAAAGAAAATTTTAATGAAACTCATTTAGTGAAAAGGATTTTAATAAACGAAAAAAACAAAGCTATTTATCTAGAATGA
- a CDS encoding purine-nucleoside phosphorylase encodes MKKQQLQETIDFLKSNGITNPEIGIVLGTGLGKLVDEISIEKEIAYSDIPNFPVATVEFHSGKLIYGELSGKKVVVMAGRFHLYEGYNAWEVTYGIRTMQGLGIKNLLVSNAAGAINLTYKKGDLMLINDHINLQGSSPLAFKGANNFGNIFADMLEPYSKEINSKISAIAKEQNILLHEGVYTSVLGPQLETRAEYRMLQILETDAVGMSTVPEVIVAKQLNLPCAAISVLTDECDPKNLQPVDIAEIIAVASKAEPKMIALFKEVIKVL; translated from the coding sequence ATGAAAAAACAACAATTACAAGAAACCATCGATTTTTTAAAATCAAACGGAATTACAAACCCAGAAATAGGAATTGTTTTAGGAACAGGATTAGGTAAATTAGTTGATGAAATTTCAATTGAAAAAGAAATTGCCTATTCAGATATTCCAAATTTCCCTGTGGCAACGGTAGAGTTTCATTCTGGTAAATTAATTTACGGAGAATTATCAGGGAAAAAAGTAGTGGTTATGGCAGGCCGTTTTCATTTATATGAAGGTTACAATGCTTGGGAAGTTACTTACGGAATTAGAACGATGCAAGGTTTAGGTATTAAAAATTTATTAGTTTCTAATGCAGCAGGAGCCATTAATCTTACTTATAAAAAAGGAGATTTAATGCTGATAAACGATCATATTAATTTACAAGGAAGTTCTCCTTTAGCTTTTAAAGGCGCCAACAATTTTGGTAATATTTTTGCCGATATGTTAGAGCCCTATTCTAAAGAAATCAATTCTAAAATTAGTGCAATTGCCAAAGAACAAAATATTTTATTACACGAGGGTGTTTACACTAGTGTTTTAGGACCTCAACTAGAAACTAGAGCAGAATATAGAATGTTGCAAATTTTAGAAACCGATGCTGTAGGTATGAGTACGGTACCAGAAGTTATTGTTGCCAAGCAATTAAACTTACCTTGTGCTGCTATTTCTGTGTTAACGGATGAATGTGATCCTAAAAATTTACAACCTGTAGATATTGCTGAAATTATTGCAGTTGCCAGTAAAGCAGAACCTAAAATGATTGCATTATTTAAAGAGGTTATTAAGGTGTTGTAA
- a CDS encoding TIGR04282 family arsenosugar biosynthesis glycosyltransferase has translation MNKNLLLIFTRNPELGKAKTRLAKTVGDETALEIYKFLLEKTKNVSSEVSSDKAVYYSVKIRENDIWSENIFQKHQQVGEDLGIRMLNAFKNGFDAGYKKVMIIGSDLYDLSSENIEKAFTALDKNDVVIGPAIDGGYYLLGMNSLQEHIFKNKDWGTDSVRKDTLTDLQDKAVFLLEELNDVDVYEDIEHHSAFAHFLK, from the coding sequence ATGAATAAAAACCTATTATTAATCTTTACTAGAAACCCTGAATTAGGAAAAGCAAAAACACGTTTGGCAAAAACTGTTGGAGATGAAACTGCTCTAGAAATTTATAAATTTTTACTAGAAAAAACCAAAAATGTTTCATCAGAAGTTTCTTCTGACAAAGCGGTTTATTATTCCGTAAAAATTAGAGAAAACGATATTTGGAGCGAAAACATTTTTCAAAAACACCAACAAGTTGGAGAAGATTTAGGTATTAGAATGCTAAATGCGTTTAAAAACGGATTTGATGCTGGTTATAAAAAAGTAATGATTATTGGTAGCGATTTGTACGATTTATCATCAGAAAATATAGAAAAAGCATTTACAGCATTAGATAAAAATGATGTTGTAATTGGACCTGCAATAGATGGTGGTTATTATCTTTTAGGCATGAATTCTTTGCAAGAACATATCTTCAAAAATAAAGACTGGGGAACGGATTCAGTTAGAAAAGACACATTAACAGATTTACAAGATAAAGCTGTATTTTTGTTAGAAGAACTAAATGATGTTGATGTTTATGAAGATATTGAGCATCATTCTGCATTTGCACATTTTTTAAAATAA
- a CDS encoding rhodanese-like domain-containing protein produces the protein MNKITFLFLLISSVSFGQKKLDKLLNKFNKNNVPYISVDSLTTTKAILLDAREVKEFNVSHLQNAICVGFDDFNINKTLEKLPTDKNAKIVVYCSLGIRSEIVADKLIKEGYTNVFNLYGGIFEWKNNNFKVMDTLGNTTEKVHAFNKEWGKWLKKGEKVY, from the coding sequence ATGAATAAAATAACATTTCTTTTTCTTTTAATAAGCTCAGTTTCTTTCGGACAAAAGAAGTTAGATAAATTACTGAATAAATTCAACAAGAATAATGTTCCTTATATTTCTGTGGATAGTTTAACGACAACAAAAGCTATTTTATTAGATGCTAGAGAAGTAAAAGAATTTAATGTAAGTCATTTACAAAATGCTATTTGTGTCGGTTTTGATGATTTTAATATCAATAAAACTTTAGAGAAATTACCAACGGATAAAAACGCTAAAATTGTAGTGTATTGCTCTCTTGGAATTCGTTCTGAAATTGTTGCAGACAAATTGATTAAAGAAGGTTACACCAATGTTTTTAATCTATACGGTGGAATTTTCGAGTGGAAAAACAACAATTTTAAAGTAATGGATACCTTGGGTAATACGACAGAAAAAGTCCACGCTTTTAATAAAGAATGGGGTAAATGGCTTAAAAAAGGGGAGAAAGTTTATTAA